One region of Purpureocillium takamizusanense chromosome 4, complete sequence genomic DNA includes:
- a CDS encoding Trimethyllysine dioxygenase (EggNog:ENOG503NX3Q~COG:I~antiSMASH:Cluster_4.4), with the protein MNVLIKIQCKGILTHSRCDPLSWLEPTRMCSHITKVPQNVEAKDIKQSSEGVEVLWSDSHKSWYTWDWLLSTVPGNEKYSRLSHEADKTMWDCSIAQRAPEVSFDDVMAGNNTRGMADLTSKIYTYGLCFVAGTPKTPEATNSLLERIGPVRHTHYGGFYDFVPDLAKADTAYTNLALAAHTDTTYFTEPAGLQAFHMLSHTPPPNSTGAEGALGGQSLLVDGFNAAQLLRKESPNDYDVLRSVNIPWHASGNEGVAIAPDRAYPVLEARGEALQRVRWNNDDRGVVPLTVDVDEWYRAARKWNEILRRKQSEFWFQLEPGRVLIFDNWRVLHGRSAFEGLRRICGGYINRDDFISRWKTSNFPSQEVIGSNMQLK; encoded by the exons ATGAATGTGTTAATCAAGATACAATGCAAAGGAATTTTGACACATTCGAGGTGCGACCCCTTGTCGTGGCTCGAGCCGACGCGCATGTGTTCTCACATCACCAAGGTCCCGCAGAATGTTGAGGCCAAGGATATCAAACAAAGCAGTGAGGGTGTCGAAGTCCTAT GGTCGGATTCGCACAAGAGCTGGTACACTTGGGATTGGCTTCTGTCAACCGTTCCCGGCAACGAGAAATATTCGAGGCTGTCACACGAAGC AGACAAGACGATGTGGGACTGCAGCATTGCACAGAGAGCCCCGGAAGTCTCCTTTGACGACGTGATGGCTGGCAACAATACCCGAGGCATGGCCGACTTAACCTCCAAGATT TACACGTATGGGCTCTGCTTTGTCGCGGGCACGCCCAAGACACCAGAGGCGACCAACAGCCTGCTCGAGCGCATCGGGCCAGTCCGCCACACGCACTACGGAGGGTTCTATGACTTTGTTCCCGACCTTGCCAAGGCAGACACTGCGTATACCaacctggccctcgccgctcaCACCGACACGACGTACTTTACCGAGCCGGCAGGCCTACAAGCGTTCCATATGCTCTCACACACCCCGCCACCGAACAGTAccggcgcggagggcgcgctgggcggccagtcgctcctcgtcgacggatTTAACGCGGCGCAGTTGCTGCGCAAAGAATCACCCAACGATTACGACGTATTGCGCAGCGTCAACATTCCCTGGCATGCCAGCGGcaacgagggcgtcgcgaTCGCACCGGACAGGGCTTACCCGGTTCTCGAGGctcgcggcgaggcgctgcagcgggtGCGATGGAACAACGACGATCGAGGTGTTGTCCCGTTGACGGTCGATGTGGACGAGTGGTACCGCGCCGCGCGGAAGTGGAACGAGATTCTGAGAAGGAAGCAGAGCGAATTCTGGTTCCAACTCGAGCCGGGTCGCGTGCTGA TCTTCGACAACTGGCGCGTTTTGCACGGTCGTAGTGCGTTTGAGGGACTAAGACGCATCTGCGGTGGCTACA TCAACCGCGACGACTTCATCTCTCGGTGGAAGACGTCCAACTTCCCCAGCCAAGAGGTCATCGGCTCCAACATGCAGCTCAAATAG
- a CDS encoding Trimethyllysine dioxygenase (EggNog:ENOG503NX3Q~COG:I~antiSMASH:Cluster_4.4): MQRNFDTFEVPQNVEAKDIKQSSEGVEVLWSDSHKSWYTWDWLLSTVPGNEKYSRLSHEADKTMWDCSIAQRAPEVSFDDVMAGNNTRGMADLTSKIYTYGLCFVAGTPKTPEATNSLLERIGPVRHTHYGGFYDFVPDLAKADTAYTNLALAAHTDTTYFTEPAGLQAFHMLSHTPPPNSTGAEGALGGQSLLVDGFNAAQLLRKESPNDYDVLRSVNIPWHASGNEGVAIAPDRAYPVLEARGEALQRVRWNNDDRGVVPLTVDVDEWYRAARKWNEILRRKQSEFWFQLEPGRVLIFDNWRVLHGRSAFEGLRRICGGYINRDDFISRWKTSNFPSQEVIGSNMQLK, encoded by the exons ATGCAAAGGAATTTTGACACATTCGAG GTCCCGCAGAATGTTGAGGCCAAGGATATCAAACAAAGCAGTGAGGGTGTCGAAGTCCTAT GGTCGGATTCGCACAAGAGCTGGTACACTTGGGATTGGCTTCTGTCAACCGTTCCCGGCAACGAGAAATATTCGAGGCTGTCACACGAAGC AGACAAGACGATGTGGGACTGCAGCATTGCACAGAGAGCCCCGGAAGTCTCCTTTGACGACGTGATGGCTGGCAACAATACCCGAGGCATGGCCGACTTAACCTCCAAGATT TACACGTATGGGCTCTGCTTTGTCGCGGGCACGCCCAAGACACCAGAGGCGACCAACAGCCTGCTCGAGCGCATCGGGCCAGTCCGCCACACGCACTACGGAGGGTTCTATGACTTTGTTCCCGACCTTGCCAAGGCAGACACTGCGTATACCaacctggccctcgccgctcaCACCGACACGACGTACTTTACCGAGCCGGCAGGCCTACAAGCGTTCCATATGCTCTCACACACCCCGCCACCGAACAGTAccggcgcggagggcgcgctgggcggccagtcgctcctcgtcgacggatTTAACGCGGCGCAGTTGCTGCGCAAAGAATCACCCAACGATTACGACGTATTGCGCAGCGTCAACATTCCCTGGCATGCCAGCGGcaacgagggcgtcgcgaTCGCACCGGACAGGGCTTACCCGGTTCTCGAGGctcgcggcgaggcgctgcagcgggtGCGATGGAACAACGACGATCGAGGTGTTGTCCCGTTGACGGTCGATGTGGACGAGTGGTACCGCGCCGCGCGGAAGTGGAACGAGATTCTGAGAAGGAAGCAGAGCGAATTCTGGTTCCAACTCGAGCCGGGTCGCGTGCTGA TCTTCGACAACTGGCGCGTTTTGCACGGTCGTAGTGCGTTTGAGGGACTAAGACGCATCTGCGGTGGCTACA TCAACCGCGACGACTTCATCTCTCGGTGGAAGACGTCCAACTTCCCCAGCCAAGAGGTCATCGGCTCCAACATGCAGCTCAAATAG
- the SOU1 gene encoding Sorbose reductase (COG:Q~EggNog:ENOG503NXQY~SMCOG1001:short-chain dehydrogenase/reductase SDR~antiSMASH:Cluster_4.4), with protein MADMKDGAFRHDNMDVPKGDRVMPLFSLKGRTAIVSGAGAGIGLAVAQAYAEAGANVAIWYNSNKQALAEAENIEKTYGVKCKAYQVDVVSAEAVDRAINEIVAEFNGRLDIFVANSGIAWSDGAFIDGPVETARKVMAVNVDGVMWCAKSAGAHFRRQKKEGKTLDGKPLDNFVAGSFIATASMSGSIVNIPQLQAVYNGSKAAVIHFCKSLAVEWTGFARVNTVSPGYIQTEISHFASPEVKKQWKNKTPMGREGQVGELKGAYLYLASDAASYTTGLDMIVDGGYCLP; from the exons atggccgacatgAAGGATGGCGCGTTTCGCCACGACAATATGGACGTCCCCAAGGGTGATCGAGTGATGCCCCTATTCTCGCTCAAGGGACGAACGGCTATTGTctctggcgccggcgccggcatcggcctggccgtcgcccaggccTACGCTGAGGCGGGCGCCAACGTTGCGATTTGGTACAACAGCAACAAGCAGGCactggccgaggcggagaaCATTGAGAAGACGTACGGCGTCAAGT GCAAGGCGTACCAGGTGGACGTCGTCTCCGCCGAAGCTGTCGACCGGGCCATCAACGAGATCGTAGCCGAGTTCAACGGCCGGCTGGACATCTTTGTGGCCAACTCGGGCATCGCGTGGTCAGACGGCGCCTTTATCGACGGACCCGTCGAAACAGCCAGGAAGGTCATGgccgtcaacgtcgacggcgtcatgtGGTGCGCCAagagcgcgggcgcgcactTCCGCCGGCAAAAGAAGGAgggcaagacgctcgacggcaagcccCTGGACAACTTTGTCGCGGGCAGCTTCAttgcgacggcgtcgatgagcggcagcatcgtcaacatcccgcagctgcaggccgtgTACAACGGctccaaggcggccgtcatTCACTTTT GCAAGAGCTTGGCCGTCGAGTGGACGGGCTTTGCGCGCGTCAATACGGTGTCTCCTGGGTACATCCAGACCGAGATTTCGCACTTTGCTTCGCCCGAGGTCAAGAAGCAGTGGAAGAACAAGACGCCCATGGG CCGAGAGGGCCAAgtcggcgagctcaaggGCGCATACCTGTACCTGGCGAGCGACGCGGCGTCGTATACAACGGGACTCGACATGATCGTGGACGGCGGCTACTGCCTGCCGTGA
- the CNA1 gene encoding Protein-serine/threonine phosphatase (EggNog:ENOG503NTWU~COG:T~antiSMASH:Cluster_4.4), with protein sequence MDHDGETPSVEVRRAQQVDNAIRAIQEKKPVPEIDFTLHTMEDGTQVSTLERVCKDVQAPAMHKPTDEQFYHDDTRSKPDINFLKQHFYREGRLTEEQALFILTKGTELLHAEPNLLEMDAPITVCGDVHGQYYDLMKLFEVGGDPAETRYLFLGDYVDRGYFSIECVLYLWSLKIHYPKTLWLLRGNHECRHLTDYFTFKLECKHKYSEAVYEACMDSFCSLPLAAVMNKQFLCIHGGLSPELHTLDDLRNIDRFREPPTQGLMCDILWADPLEDFGQEKTSDYFLHNHVRGCSYFFSYPAACAFLEKNNLLSVIRAHEAQDAGYRMYRKTRTTGFPSVMTIFSAPNYLDVYNNKAAVLKYENNVMNIRQFNCTPHPYWLPNFMDVFTWSLPFVGEKITDMLIAILSTCSEEELKEETPSSTSPHSPTTSTVSDDPNSIEFKRRAIKNKILAIGRMSRVFQVLREESEKVTELKTVSGGRLPAGTLMLGAEGIKNAISSFEDARKVDLQNERLPPSHEEVVKHQEEERATALQKAAQDAENDKKVQQLARRLSTDRKHR encoded by the exons ATGGATCACGACGGCGAGACCCCGTCCGTCGaggtgcgccgcgcccagcagGTCGACAATGCCATCCGCGCCAtccaggagaagaagccggTCCCGGAGATTGACTTTACTCTCCATACCATGGAGGACGGGACCCAAGTGAGCACGCTCGAGCGCGTATGCAAAG ACGTCCAAGCCCCCGCCATGCACAAGCCCACCGATGAGCAATTCTACCACGACGACACCCGCAGCAAGCCCGACATCAACTTCCTCAAGCAGCACTTCTACCGTGAGGGACGCCTGACCGAGGAGCAGGCCCTCTTCATCCTAACGAAGGGCACCGAGCTGCTCCATGCCGAGCCCAACCTCCTCGAGATGGACGCCCCCATCACCGTCTGCGGCGACGTCCATGGCCAGTACTACGACTTGATGAAGCTCttcgaggtcggcggcgacccggccgagacgcgctacctcttcctcggcgacTACGTCGACCGTGGCTACTTCAGCATCGAATGCGTCCTCTACCTCTGGTCGCTCAAGATCCATTACCCCAAGACGCTGTGGTTGCTGCGGGGCAACCACGAGTGTCGCCACCTGACGGATTACTTCACCTTTAAGCTCGAGTGTAAACACAAGTACTCCGAGGCCGTCTACGAGGCCTGCATGGATTCGTTTTGCAGCCTGCCCCTGGCGGCCGTCATGAACAAGCAGTTCCTCTGCATCCACGGCGGTTTGAGTCCGGAGCTGCACACCCTCGATGACTTACGAAAC ATTGATCGCTTCAGAGAGCCTCCCACTCAGGGTCTCATGTGTGACATCCTATGGGCGGACCCCCTCGAGGACTTTGGTCAGGAGAAGACGAGCGATTACTTCCTGCACAACCACGTGCGGGGCTGCTCGTACTTCTTCTCGTATCCCGCCGCGTGTGCCTTCCTGGAAAAGAACAACTTGCTATCCGTCATTCGCGCGCACGAGGCCCAGGACGCCGGGTACCGCATGTACCGAAAGACGCGTACAACGGGCTTCCCTAGCGTCATGACCATCTTCTCCGCGCCCAACTACCTCGACGTCTACAATAACAAGGCGGCTGTTCTCAAGTACGAGAACAACGTCATGAATATTCGCCAGTTCAACTGCACGCCGCACCCGTACTGGCTGCCCAACTTCATGGACGTCTTCACCTGGTCGCTGCCTTTCGTCGGCGAGAAGATCACGGACATGTTGATCGCCATCCTAAGCACGTGCTCtgaggaggagctcaaggaggagacgccgtcgtcaacgtcaccgcactcgccgacgacatcgacggTCAGCGACGACCCCAACTCAATCGAGTTCAAGCGGAGGGCAATCAAGAACAAGATTCTTGCCATTGGACGGATGTCCCGGGTGTTCCAGGTCCTGCGAGAAGAGTCGGAAAAGGTTACGGAGCTCAAGACTGTTTCTGGCGGCAGGCTGCCTGCCGGCACGCTGATGctgggcgccgagggcatcaaaAACGCCATTAGCTCGTTTGAGGACGCGCGCAAGGTCGATCTACAGAATGAGCGCCTGCCCCCCAGCCACGAGGAGGTGGTGAAGcaccaggaggaggagcgtgCGACGGCCCTACAGAAGGCAGCCCAGGATGCTGAGAACGACAAGAAGGTCCAGCAGCTTGCGCGGAGGCTGAGCAC GGATCGAAAGCACCGATAG